One genomic window of Conger conger chromosome 7, fConCon1.1, whole genome shotgun sequence includes the following:
- the LOC133132251 gene encoding small ribosomal subunit protein eS4 — protein MARGPKKHLKRVAAPKHWMLDKLTGVFAPRPSTGPHKLRECLPLIIFLRNRLKYALTGDEVKKICMQRFIKIDGKVRTDITYPTGFMDVISIEKTGEHFRLIYDVKGRFTVHRITAEEAKYKLCKVRKLIVGTKGVPHLVTHDARTIRYPDPLIKVNDTVRIDLDSGKITEFIKFDTGNLCMVTGGANLGRIGVITNREKHPGSFDVVHVKDSTGNSFATRLSNIFIIGKGNKPWVSLPRGKGIRLTIAEERDKRLAAKGSS, from the exons ATG GCTCGAGGACCAAAGAAGCACCTGAAGCGCGTGGCCGCGCCGAAGCACTGGATGTTGGATAAATTGACTGGCGTTTTC GCCCCCCGCCCGTCCACCGGCCCGCACAAGCTGCGCGAGTGCCTCCCCCTCATCATCTTCCTGCGCAACCGGCTGAAGTACGCTCTGACTGGAGACGAGGTCAAGAAAATTTGCATGCAGAGGTTCATTAAGATCGACGGGAAGGTCCGCACCGACATCACCTACCCCACGGGCTTCATGG ATGTGATCAGCATTGAGAAGACCGGAGAGCACTTCCGCTTGATCTACGACGTGAAGGGCCGCTTCACCGTCCATCGCATCACAGCCGAGGAAGCAAAA TATAAGCTCTGCAAGGTGAGGAAGCTCATTGTCGGCACAAAGGGGGTCCCGCACCTGGTGACGCACGACGCCCGCACCATCCGCTACCCTGACCCGCTCATCAAGGTCAACGACACCGTCCGCATCGACCTGGACAGCGGCAAGATCACTGAGTTCATCAAGTTTGACACGG GTAACCTGTGCATGGTGACCGGTGGTGCTAACTTGGGTCGGATCGGAGTGATCACCAACAGGGAGAAGCACCCTGGATCCTTCGACGTGGTTCATGTGAAGGATAGCACTGGAAACAGCTTCGCCACCAGACTGTCCAACATCTTCATCATCGGGAAG gggaACAAGCCGTGGGTGTCCCTGCCTCGTGGGAAGGGCATCCGCCTCACCATCGCTGAAGAGAGGGACAAGAGGCTGGCTGCCAAGGGGAGCAGCTGA